CAGGCGGCCGTCAGGGGCTCCAACCGACCACATGCGTAACCCCGCTTCGGAAAGATCCCCAGGTGACGCGGGCGAGCCGTCGCCTGGCTTGATCACAACACGCCGACGGCTCTGCGAGGCTTGTGGCGGCGGCAGTTGAACAGTCGGAGCGCGAGCCGGAGTCCGAGAGACATCAATCACGGTTGGCTGCCCGGCAGCGCAGGTTTCAGGACGGATGGCATATCCCAAGGCGGAATTGAAGGCGAGGCCGGGAGCCGGTCATCGGCGTGCCGGCTTGGAGGCGCCGACGTGGCGCCCGGCCCGTACGCCATCCACCGCGACCCGACAGCCGACGTGGCTGAAACAGCGACCGCCGTAGCCAATGCCAGGCTGTCGGCGTCATCGGCGGCACCATGCCGGGGAACACTCACCGGCATGACTGACTCCGCCCTGTGGATCTCGTCGTTGACCGCCGGCACCGCTGTGCTTGCCAGTTGGGTCACCAGCCGCGGGACATCCCGTGCCGCGCAGATCCAGGCCGACGCGGCCGAGAAGACTCAGCGCACCGTTCGAGTGAGTGAGGCACGGCGGTCCGCCTACGTGAGCCTCATTGAACAGGCCCACAGAATGGCCGAGTTGTACTGGAAGGTTTCGGACATCTTTGGATCGGGTGGAACACGCACTGAGCAGCTGCCCGCGCTCAAGGAAGTCCGGGCGAACCTCCGGGAGGAGTACAGCAAACTCCGCCATTTCATATGGGTGATCAACCTGGAAGGGCCCGACGATGTCGCCGATGCGGCGGAGAATGTCAGACTCTCAACCCGGCCTCCCTACCAGGCACTTGCGGCGTCGATCGAGGGTGACTCGAATGCTCCCGCCGCCTTTGATCAGTGTTACGACCCCTTTTGGCAGTCTGTCCTGACGTTTGTCTCCACGGCCCGAGCTGCGGTGCACGACCTGTAGGTGCCGTGGGCGGCCGTGCCTGCTCTCGTCATCCGGTCCCCCGGAGCGAGCCGCGTCCCAGCGCCGGGCCACTGGCCTCACGGCGCCGGGACGCGGTGATCAACTGCTCAGCCGCCCAGCCCGTCGGCGGCCTTCTTGATGTCCGCCGCGAAGGTGCTCACCTCGGTGTAGACACCGGGCTTGCCCGGGCGCGCGCAGCCCTCGCCCCAGCTGACGATGCCGACCTGGATCCAGGCGCCCGCTTCGTCCTTGCGGAACATCGGACCACCGGAGTCACCCTGGCAGGTGTCGACGCCGCCGGTGTCCAGCTTCCCGGCGCAGAGCTCATCGCCGGGGGTCAACTGGTCGCCGTACGCCTTCTGGCAGGTGGCGTCGTCGATGGACGGAACCTTGGCCTTGAGCAGGTAGCGCTGCTGGTCGCCGCCTTCCTTGTCGGCGCCCCAGCCGGCGATGTCGAAGTCGCCGTTGTTGAGCTTGTCGTCGCCGGCGATCGCCAGGGTCGGCAGGTCGATCGGCTTCTCGAGCTTGATCAGGGCCCAGTCCTTGCCCTTGCCGTTGTAGCCGGGCGCCTGGAGGACCTCGGTGGACTTGACGCTGATCGCAGTGGAGTCCTGCAGGTCGACGACGCCCGCCGTCGCGGTGATGCCGGTGTTCGGGCCGCTGCCTTCGACGCAGTGGGCGGCGGTGAGCACGATGTCCTTGGCGTACAGCGCGCCGCCACAGCCCATGGACAGGCGGACCATGAACGGGAATTCACCCTGCTCGGCCTTGGTCCCGCCGACGACCTTCGTGCCTACGTCACCGCGTGGGGTCGGTGCGGAGGCGGCGTTGGCCGCGCCGGGCTGGAGGCTGAAGGCGGCGAGGGCGACGGCACCGATCGCGGTGGCCGTCCTCAGGTAATTCAGGTGGCTCTTCAACGGACTTCCTCTCGTGGGGGGTACGCCGCAAAGGCGAACTCACACCGCCCCCGGGGACCGGAAGTCACCATCGAATGACATGCGTTGAAAAGGGCAGCACGTCATAAGGCGTCCGAACCCAGTGGGGGATGAGTCCGCAATGCGCCCTGCGATTATGTGGAACCACCGACGGAGTGACAAGGGTACGCAATCGCTCAACTCTCCTTACCTATTGGGCTTGTTGGGCCGCATACCGGCCCATCCCGGCCGGTAATGGCGGCGACTGTTACACCAGTGCAACGAGATCTCCGGAGAGTTGTGCGGTTGGCGCGATCCGCGAGGAAATCAGCGGTGCGAGTGCGCCACATGGTCGCCGCGTACCGGCCGGACGAGGCCGAGGGAGGCCTCACCGACGCACTCGCCGTTCTGGCGCGGAAATCGCCTCAGCGCGGCCTCTGCGCGGGCTGCCCGAGTCGGCCGTCGCCGATCCGCACGATGGCGATGGTGGAGCTCGGCGAGGCGAAGGGCGCGGATGAGTTGTACGGGTCCCTGCTGCCCTGCCGCGACGCGCCGCCGCCGTCATCCGGCTTCACCGTGGCCCTCCGACCGGTCGCGTACACGCTCGGCGAACTCGCCGGACTCCTCGGCCGCGACGAGGCCGCCGCCCACTGCGCCCACGCGGCCACCATCGCCGAACGGTGGAACAGCCCATTGGGGCTCAGGGGGTGACGCCGCGCGAGCTGGCGCCGGCGCGACGACAGACTCCGCCGGCGTCTGGGGATGTTGTCCGGCTCCCACGCGGTGTGCAGAGGCAGAATGCGAGGACCAACGAGGTGGAGCCGATGATGCGGATCGATGTCGAGCAGGTACGTCAGGACACAGCAGGCTGTGCGCGTGTCACCCACCTCAACAACGCCGGGGCCGCGCTGCAGCCGCGGCCCGTGGTCGACGCGGTGGTGGAACACCTGCGGCTGGAGGAAGAGATCGGGGGCTACGAGGCCGCGGCCGCCCGGGCCGACCGCATCGAGCACACCTATGACGCGCTGGCCCGCCTGGTGGGTGCCGCCCGCGAGGACATCGCGGTGGTGGAGAACGCCACCCGCGCGTGGGACATGGCCTTCTACTCGCTTCCCTGGGCCCGGGGCGACCGGATCCTGACGGCCCGCGCCGAGTACGCCAGTAACGCCATCGCCTTCCTGCAGACCGCCCGTCGCCATGGTGTCCAGGTCGATGTCGTGCCCGACGACGACAGCGGACAGCTCGATGTCGGCGCCTTGCGGGGGATGATCGACGAGCGGGTCAAGCTGATTGCCGTCACCCATGTCCCCACCCAGGGCGGCCTGGTGAACCCGGCGGCCGAGATCGGCAGGGCAGCCCGGGAAGCCGGGGTGACGTACCTGCTGGACGCCTGCCAGTCCGTGGGGCAGATGCCCCTGGACGTGAACGAGATCGGCTGCGACCTTCTCACCGCGACCGGCCGCAAATTCCTGCGCGGCCCACGCGGCACCGGCTTCCTCTACTGCTCGCCACGTGTCCGGGCGCGCCTGGAGCCGCCTTTCCTGGACCTGCACGCCGCAACCTGGACCTCGCCGGACACCTACCGCGTCCGGGACGACGCCCGCCGGTTCGAGAACTGGGAAACGTACTACGCCGGCAAGATCGGCCTCGGCGTCGCCGTCGACTACGCACTCGACCTGGGCCTGGACGCCATCGAGGACCGAGTCACCCTCCTCGCCGAGAATCTGCGCCGAGGTCTCCGCTCCCTTCCGGGGGTGGCTGTCCACGACCGGGGATCACGCCAGTGCGGCATCGTGACCTTCACTGTCGACGGTCACGACAGCGATCACATCGCCCGCGAGCTCCTGGCGAAACGGATCAACGTCTCGGTCTCGGTGGCGGACTACGCACGCTGGGACCTCGAACCACGGGGCCTGACCTCCGTGGTCCGGGCCTCGGTGCACTACTACAACACGGACGACGAAATCGACCGCCTCTGCGCCGCGCTCCCCCGCGCCACGGCCTCTCCGGGCAGCGGCACGGGCGCCACTGGCTGATCTTCGGCTCCACATTTTCCGTCTGCGGCCGCTCGCAGCTTCAGGGGAAGACCGGCCGGGCTTCGGCCACGTGGGCGATCTCCGGCGTTCCCGTCCGGCGACCGCGCCGCCGGCGGACTGGGTGCTGCGGGCGATGGCGCGGTGATTCGGAGCCGGCCGCGCACAAGCCCCGGCCGTACTGCGCCGAGCCGGTTTACGAGCGACGGCGGGGCTTGCCGCGCTTGCCGCCTTTGGAGCCGCCGGAACCGCTCCGAGGGCTCTTGCCGGCCGTCTTGCCGGCTGCGGACTTCTGCCGTGGGCCGCCGCCCGTGTCGGGGCGCTTGCGCTTCGGCTGTGCCGGGGTCGGAGTGCGGCCCCGTGAGCTGTTGACGGTCCGCCCGCGGACGATCCCGATGAAGTCCTCCACCAGGTCGGTGGTTGCGTCCTCGGGCCAGGACAGCGCGACACGCGACTCGGGGGCGTCCGTGACCGGCCGGTACGTGAGGTCCTTGCGGTGGTGCAGGCGGGCGAGCGACTGGGGCACGACAAGCACGCCCACTCCGGCCGCCACCACTTCGACGGCGTCAGCGGTGGTGGCGGGGCGCTCGTTCGCGGGCCGCCCCGGCAGGCGCTCCCAGGCGAGGGTGTCGTCGAGGGGATGCAGCACGATGTCGTCGGCCAGATCCTCGGCGGACACCGCGTCGACCGCCGCGACGACGTGGTCCTTCGGGACCACGACCACCGTCGTCTCGGTGTAGAGCGGGATCGCGCTGAGGTCCGTACGGTCGACCGGCAACCGTACGAACCCCGCGTCGGCGCCTCCGCCCCGCAGTACGTCGAATGCTTCGGCGGCGGACACCGCGACGAGGGTCAGGGGGATGTCGGGCAGCCGCTCGTTCCAGATCCGCACCCACTTGGTGGGCGTCACTCCCGGGACATACGCGAGCCGGAACGAAGGGGATACTTCCGAGCCTGTCACCCTGCAAGGTTATCGGTCGTGGTCAGAGGTGGTGCACACGCTCGATACTCTTGACACCATGACGTCGCACCAGACCACCCAGACGATGAAGCCCGCCACTGCGGCAAAGAAGCTGGGTGTGTACCTCGAGGCCACCCCCGCCGAGTTCCAGGAGGGCGTCGTCTCGCGCGCCGAGCTGAGTGCGCTGCAGGCCGATCCGCCCACGTGGCTGCAGGAGCTGCGACGCAACGGCCCGCACCCCCGGCCCGTGGTCGCGGCGAAGCTGGGCATCTCCATCTCGGGTCTCGCACGGGGCGGAATCACCGAAGCTCTGACCACCGAACAGATCGACGCGCTGAAGGCGGAAAGTCCCGAGTGGCTGCACAAGGAGCGCGCCACCCAGGCCGAGGTCCGCAAGGAAGCCCTGCGCGTCAAGGAGAAGAACGCGGAGCGAGGCGACCAGTCCCGCCGGCCGCAGTCCTGATCGTCTGGAAGTACCGCACCCGGCCGCCGCCTGCGCAGTGACGTCGTAAGCCCTGCCGCGACAGGCGTGGCACACGTGCGCGTGCGCGCAAAGACCCCGCCGCCCGCTCGACGAGACCCCGTGGCTCCTGCTTGGACGCTGCTCGACGATGTTAAGAACCCTTGACGGATGTCAAGGGTTCCCTGGGCGACGTCCCTGAGGCGATCCGGCATCTGCACGACGGCCTTGTACGCGGCAAGGTCGTCATCACGGTCCAGGTCGGACAGGGGCCTCGTCGGCGGCCTCGGTCCGCGTCCGGAAGCGTCCGTGGCACAGCCCCAGGACGATCGCCGCGGCTATCGCGATCAGGTGCTCACGAGCCGCCAGATTGGGTTTGACGAGACACTCCAGCACCATCGAGCCTCCGGTGAAGGCAAACAGGACGGGCGCCCGCCGTACCACCGCGAGGTAGCTGAACAGACCCACCACAGCGGCAGACGGTCCCGTGTCGAGGACCTGCCCGATCTCGGGCGGCAGCCCAAGCCCCCACCAGCCCGGGCCGATGGCGATCATGACCCGGACGCTGAGCGTGCCCGCCAGAGTTGTGGCGTACGCGACCATCAGCGTCCGGGCACGGCCCAGCGACAGCTCGGCAAGGGCGAATGCCAGGAACAACTGCGTAATGCCTGCCCACACCGGCAGATCGAGCGCAGGGACGAACAAAGACACGGGGGTGCGCAACAGGGCGAGAGGGAGCGGCAGGTCGGCACGCACCTCGCCGAGCAGCCGCACCACCACCGCACCACTCGGTGTCACATGAATCGCGTGGAAGAAGATGACCGCGAACGTGGCCACAAACGCCAACGAGAGCCCGCCCAGCCGCCGGTGCACCAGCTCCCGCAGAGGAGCGACGACAATGCCACGCCACTCACCGACGATCGTGCTCCAGACGAAACGTGCGAACCAACTCAGCGCGGCGCGCACTCGCCCTGTGACTCCCCCACCCTCCGCCCGCGACCCGTCCTCGCCGACGGGCTCGCCTTCACCGGTTCGGTCGCCCTCGAGAACGTCATGACCAACACCGGCCACCTGGGACATCTGCCGATCAACCCCCTCACGCTCACGCCGACGGGCAATCGTGCCCATCAGCGCATCGGTGTGCCCACGCACCATCAGATCGTGCACCAGACCGAACAATGCCTGCACATGGGGGTCCTCAGCGAGACGGCTCAGCGGGAGTCCTGCAGACACCCCCCGGGCCGACAGATACGCCGACTAACCGTCAGGCGTCCTCGAAGTAGGCGTCCAGGACCGCGTCGAGGTCCGCCGTCCACTCCTTGAGGCAACTCCTGGCCGGGGCCTCGACCTCGGCGTCGAACCAGCGGCGGGTTGTCAGGTGAACCGTGACGGTGAACCGGCGGCCGAATCGCGCGGGCTTGACCTCGACGGCGCCGAGTTCGTCCCAGCGGAACTCGGCCTCCTGGTCGTCCAGCCGGAACCGGATGCCCTCGCGGTCCGCTTTGATCGAACCGCGCCGGTCCTCGACTTCGAAGACGGGGCCGCTCGCCCCCTCGTCCGCCTCACTGGCGGCGCCCTCCTCGTCAGGGACGGACGCATCGTCCGGGGCGGCCGCGTCGGCCGCAGGCTCCGCGGCCGGCTCCGTGACCGGCTCCTGCGCCTCTTCCGCCTCTACCGACTCGGCCGACTCGGCAGAGCGGGGTGCAGTGAGGCCCGGGATGTAAGCCGGGTCGGTCCCGGCGGCGTACTCGAGCGGGCTGTTTGGATCTACGCGCTGTTCCACGACGGGCAGTATGGTCGATGAACCTGTGCGCGACCACTCCGTGTCCGAGGTCGTCGGCGTTCGGCGCGTCCCAACGCAAAGGCTGCGAAGCCAGTTGGGCCTGTCGGCTTCGATTCCCGCAGGGCTCCCCTCACTGCCGATGACCGACGTGGCCCACACTCTCGCCTTGCATATCGAAGGCGATCACGCCTACACACCTTCGCTTCGAAGGTCATCGACCCGACGTAGGGCCGGGATCAACCACCGGCCGTCCGACCGCCGATTCGGCGATCATCTTCGGAAACCGCCGTAGAACATCTCCTGAGCAACGAATTCCGAAGGTGAACAGGGGTTGACGATCCGGATTCGACAGGATTCCATAACGCGCCGGGAGTGGATGAACCACAGCCAGGCCAGCCACGGAGGCGATAGCACTCCCGCCGTCACTCGTCACGCCCAGCCGATCGGAACCGCTCCATGACCGACACGCTCAGCCAGCCGCTCACAGCCGACCCAGCACCTGCGGGGGCAGGCTCCAGCGGCCAGGACGGGCCGCGCACCCTCAAGCGTTCCATCGGCGTCGTCGGCGGGACACTGCTGACCCTCTCGTGCGTCACACCCGCCTCCACCCTGTTCGTCGTCGTGCCCGACCTGTTCGGGAGCCTCGGCACGGCCACCGCTCTCACCATCGCGATCGGCTCGCTCCTCTGTATCGCTGTCGCGTTCTGTTACTCGGAGCTGGGCACCCTGATTCCCAGCGCGGGCGGCGAGTACGCCATCGTCACCACCCTGACCGGCCGCCTGGCCGGGTGGCTGGTCTTCGTCCTGTCGCTGCTGGTCGTGATGATCGTGCCGCCCGTGATCGCCATGGGCACAGCGGACTACCTCGCACCGCTGGTCCACGTACCGGCCGAGGCCGCCGGGGCCGGAGTCATGCTGCTGGCCACCCTCGCCGGTCTCCTCGACCTGCGCGCCAACGCCTGGATCACCGGAGTCTTCCTGGTCCTCGAAGTCATTGCCGCCGCCGTCGTGGCCGTCCTGGGCTTCGCTCACAGCGAGCGCGGCGCCGGCAGCCTCGTCCACGGCGTGGTCGCGGACGAGGGCGGCTCACCGGGCCCGGTCAACGCCATGCTGATCGTCTCGGGCCTGGCCATCGCCCTCTTCGTCACCCAGGGCTTCTCCACCGCCGTCTATCTCTCCGAGGAGATGGAGAATCCACGGCGCAATGTGGCGCGTACTGTCCTCGCCACCCTGGCCATCTCGACGGCCGTCATCCTCGTCCCGGTGGTCGCGATCACCATGGGCGCCCCCGACCTCGCGGCCCTCACCTCCGGCGACATCAGCACCATGGTCACCGCCTGGAGCAACTCGGCGGTCGGCACCTTCGTGAGCCTCTGCGTCGCGCTGGCGATCATCAACGCGGGCATCGTCATGGTCATTCAGAACTCCCGCGTGCTGTTCGCTTCCGCCCGCGACAAGGCCTGGCCCGAGCCGGTCAACACCGCCCTCTCGCGCCTGGGCCGGTTCGGCTCCCCGTGGGTCGCCACGCTCCTGGTCGGAATCCCCGGCGCGGCCCTGTGCTTCGTGAACCTCGACACTCTCTACGGCGTGACCGGCGTCTCCGTGACAGGCATGTACCTCCTCGTCGCCGTCGCCGCGCTCGCTGCCCGGCGCGCCTCGCACAAGAAGCTGCCCGCGTGGCGGATGCCGCTCTGGCCCGCCATGCCCCTCGTGCTGATCGCCGTACTCGTCTACATCCTGAGCCAGCAGGAAACGCAGTACCTGACGTGGACCGGCGGCATCATGGCGACGGCAACGGTGTACTGGGCGCTCTACCTCCGTCCGCGGCAGGACACCCGCTGGCTGGTCACACTGCCCAAGGACATGCGCCCCTGACCATCGGCCGAAAGTCGCCAAATCACCGTCCGACCCCGCTGTGGCCTGTGCACCAGCTGTAACGTGGCTTACGCACGAAATGCCAGGGGGTGCTCTTTGTGGGAGCAACGGGACGGACAGGAACCCATCGACCAGGGTGAGTTACCTGACGCCGCGGGGATGTCATTCCCCGCACAACTCCGGCGCCTGCGTGTCCGGCGAGGCCTGTCACTGGCCGATCTGGCCCGTCAGACGCACTACAGCAAAGGCTACTTGAGCAAGATCGAGACAGGTTCGAAGCCTGCGACCTTCGACGTCGCGCGCCGCTGTGACCAGGTGCTGCGAGCCGAAGGCGAGCTGCTGCGCCTGTTGCCCGAGGCCGGCTCACCGGGCTCTCGCAGGGGAACGGGGCCTGCGGCAGGGCCGGAGTCCGGTGGTGAGTGTCCGTACCAGGGCCTGTCGGCGTTCACATCGCACGATGCCGGACGGTTCTTCGGACGCGAGCGTGTCACCGCCGCCCTGGTCGACCGGGTCTTCGAACGGATCGGCGGCGGACCGCTGATGCTGGTCGCACCCTCCGGTGGGGGCAAGTCCTCGCTGCTCAACGCCGGCCTGGTGCCCGCCCTGCGCCGCAGGGGCGCCTTCCCGATGCCGGGTGCGGACGCGTGGCCCGTGGTGATGTTCACCCCCACGGCGCATCCGCTGGACGAACTCCTCGACTGCACGGGGAAGGTCCTCGGAACCTCGCTCGACATCACCGTCCAGGAGTTGCGCGACCGCCCGCATGCGCTGCTGGACGCCGTCAACACGATGCCGGCTCCGGCCCCGGCGGGCCCCGGGGACCGCGAACCTCCTCCCAGCCGACTGGTGCTGCTGGTCGATCAGTTCGAGGAGCTCTTCACCCTGTGCTCCGACGAGGCCGAGCGACGCGCGTTCGTATCCGTGCTCTCGGCGGTGGCCACATCGGGGCCGGCCGCAGGCGAGCAGAGTCCGGCAGTTGTCGTGCTGGGTGTACGCGCCGACTTCTCCGGGCACTGCCTCGACGTTCCCGAACTGGCTTCCGTCTTCACGGACGCGCTGTTCGTGCTACCTCCGATGTCCATGGAGGAACTGCGGGAGTCGATCACCCGTCCGGCGGAGCCGGCCGGTCTGACGCTCGAACCGGGTCTGGTCCAACTCCTGCTCCGTGACGCGGGGTTACGCGACGAGCCGGGCAGGATGCCCCACCACACGCCGCCCGGCGCACTTCCCCTGCTGTCCCACACGCTGAGGGCCACCTGGCAGCAGCGCGACGGCTCCACGCTGACGGTCGCCGGATACGAGCGAACTGGAGGCATCCAGGGCGCGATCGCGCGGACCGCCGAGGATGTCTTCGCGGGCTTGTACCCCGCCGAGCAGAAGACGATCCGCCGCATCCTGGTACGGCTGGTCCATGTCGCCGACGGCGCCGGGCCGACTCGGCGCCGGATGAGCCGTACCGCCCTGATGGAACAACTGGCAAACACGGACGGATCCGCCGCCGCGCTCGACGCCTTCGTACGGGCCCGGCTCATCACCCTCGACCGGGACACCGTGGAGATCACCCACGAGGCCCTTCTGCACGCCTGGCCGCGACTGCACGGGTGGATCAGTGCCGACCGGGCGGGGCTTCTGATCCATCAGCAACTGGCCCGCGACGCGGGAGAATGGGAGCGCGAGGAGCGCGACCCCTCCCACCTCTACCGCGGGAGCCGGCTCGCCGCAGTCCGCGCCTGGGCCGACGACCTCGACGGCCGGGCCCGGCTCACCCCCCTGGAGGGGCAGTTCCTTCAGGCCAGTCAGGCGGAGCAACGGAGCACGGAAGAGCGCGCCAGGCACCAGGTCCGGCAGCAGCGCAGGCTCATGGCCACCCTCGCCGTTCTGCTGGGACTGGCCGTCACCGCCGGAGCCGTCGCCTATCACCAGCGCTCCGGCGCACTCGCCCAGGGACGCGTCGCCCGTTCACAGGCCCTTGCCGCACAGT
This window of the Streptomyces sp. SLBN-118 genome carries:
- a CDS encoding APC family permease encodes the protein MTDTLSQPLTADPAPAGAGSSGQDGPRTLKRSIGVVGGTLLTLSCVTPASTLFVVVPDLFGSLGTATALTIAIGSLLCIAVAFCYSELGTLIPSAGGEYAIVTTLTGRLAGWLVFVLSLLVVMIVPPVIAMGTADYLAPLVHVPAEAAGAGVMLLATLAGLLDLRANAWITGVFLVLEVIAAAVVAVLGFAHSERGAGSLVHGVVADEGGSPGPVNAMLIVSGLAIALFVTQGFSTAVYLSEEMENPRRNVARTVLATLAISTAVILVPVVAITMGAPDLAALTSGDISTMVTAWSNSAVGTFVSLCVALAIINAGIVMVIQNSRVLFASARDKAWPEPVNTALSRLGRFGSPWVATLLVGIPGAALCFVNLDTLYGVTGVSVTGMYLLVAVAALAARRASHKKLPAWRMPLWPAMPLVLIAVLVYILSQQETQYLTWTGGIMATATVYWALYLRPRQDTRWLVTLPKDMRP
- a CDS encoding trypsin-like serine protease, with the protein product MKSHLNYLRTATAIGAVALAAFSLQPGAANAASAPTPRGDVGTKVVGGTKAEQGEFPFMVRLSMGCGGALYAKDIVLTAAHCVEGSGPNTGITATAGVVDLQDSTAISVKSTEVLQAPGYNGKGKDWALIKLEKPIDLPTLAIAGDDKLNNGDFDIAGWGADKEGGDQQRYLLKAKVPSIDDATCQKAYGDQLTPGDELCAGKLDTGGVDTCQGDSGGPMFRKDEAGAWIQVGIVSWGEGCARPGKPGVYTEVSTFAADIKKAADGLGG
- a CDS encoding aminotransferase class V-fold PLP-dependent enzyme — its product is MMRIDVEQVRQDTAGCARVTHLNNAGAALQPRPVVDAVVEHLRLEEEIGGYEAAAARADRIEHTYDALARLVGAAREDIAVVENATRAWDMAFYSLPWARGDRILTARAEYASNAIAFLQTARRHGVQVDVVPDDDSGQLDVGALRGMIDERVKLIAVTHVPTQGGLVNPAAEIGRAAREAGVTYLLDACQSVGQMPLDVNEIGCDLLTATGRKFLRGPRGTGFLYCSPRVRARLEPPFLDLHAATWTSPDTYRVRDDARRFENWETYYAGKIGLGVAVDYALDLGLDAIEDRVTLLAENLRRGLRSLPGVAVHDRGSRQCGIVTFTVDGHDSDHIARELLAKRINVSVSVADYARWDLEPRGLTSVVRASVHYYNTDDEIDRLCAALPRATASPGSGTGATG
- a CDS encoding DUF5997 family protein encodes the protein MTSHQTTQTMKPATAAKKLGVYLEATPAEFQEGVVSRAELSALQADPPTWLQELRRNGPHPRPVVAAKLGISISGLARGGITEALTTEQIDALKAESPEWLHKERATQAEVRKEALRVKEKNAERGDQSRRPQS
- a CDS encoding LysR substrate-binding domain-containing protein; amino-acid sequence: MTGSEVSPSFRLAYVPGVTPTKWVRIWNERLPDIPLTLVAVSAAEAFDVLRGGGADAGFVRLPVDRTDLSAIPLYTETTVVVVPKDHVVAAVDAVSAEDLADDIVLHPLDDTLAWERLPGRPANERPATTADAVEVVAAGVGVLVVPQSLARLHHRKDLTYRPVTDAPESRVALSWPEDATTDLVEDFIGIVRGRTVNSSRGRTPTPAQPKRKRPDTGGGPRQKSAAGKTAGKSPRSGSGGSKGGKRGKPRRRS